The nucleotide sequence TTTCCAGGCTGAATTCAGAGGGAATTCGTGACCTGGTCATCAGCGCCGATGGGATGAAAGAGACATTTCCTGCAGTGCTGGCCCTGATTGAAAGTTCCCCCGACCTGCCCGAGTGGACGTTTACCCCGTTTCGCCAGCGAATTGATGTCTCAGAATTCGGACTGCGGTTTGGTGACAGGGAGCTGAGAGCCAGCGACTTCTATTTCTGGCTGCAGACCGAGGACGGGGCCATCGATCTGATTGTCTATGTTCCCGGCCTGACCGAAGAGAACCGCGAAGAATTAACAGGCGCCGGCTTCATCCTGCTGGACATGACACTGGGCGAATTCGACGTCACTTTGAATCTGCGCTACATCGATTTTCAACCCCTGCCCGAAAATCCGGAAGCCGACGACCTCCTGCCACTCACCGCATTACCACCCGAGTTTGACGAGCTGTTGAATGCGTTGAATGAAGATTGAGCTGGCACTCCGAAATTTGGGTCACACCCCACCATTTCTGCAAATCAGACGGTTCTTCTTTACATATCAACCCCCACCCGGCATCATGGAATCAACGACTTTGGTGAAATCACTCCTGTTCCCCTGAATGAAGTGAGGCTGCTATGCTGGTGAAGAAGCTGAAAGACAAACTGATCAAAGGTGAAACCGTTTATGGTTCGCTGTTTCAGTATGCCGTGGTACCCGCGATGGTCGAATCGATTCCCGAAAACTCGCTCGACTTTGTGATCGTCACCCCCGAACATACGACGCTCGATCTCGCGGAGTTCCTCCCGCTGCGGTATGCACTCAACTCCAAAGGCATCGCCTGCCTGGCCCGTACACACAGTCGCGACGCTGCCGATGTCGCCCGCGTCTGTGATACCTTTGATGGCGTAGTCGTTCCCTATGTCGAAGAATACGAACAGGCCCAGCAGCTCGCAGCCGCCGCCGTGTATCGACCGCTGAAAGGCATCGTGCTGGATGAAGTCCTCAAGACCGGCAAATTCGTCAATCAGAAAACCGCCGACTACATTGAGAAGCGTAACGAAAACACCCTCTTCATCCCCATGATTGAATCGGTGCCCGGCATCCAGAACCTGGAAAAGATCTGTTCCATTCCCGGCGTGCATGCGGTCTTCGTCGGTCCCGGCGATCTGACCGCCAACATGGGAATCCCCGGCGAATACGACAACCCCGATCTGATCGCCGCCATCCAGAAAGTCATCGACATCGCCAATCAGCAACACGTCGCCGCCGGCTGCTGGTTTGGCACTACCAAACAGGCCGTCCGCACCATCAGGCAGGGCGCCCGCCTGGTCGTCTATGCCAACGATGGACTCATGCTGAAACACGCCATGCAAAGCGCCTATAGCGAACTCCGCAAAGGGTAAATCACATAGACAGAACCAGTGGATGGTACCGGATGCACGTGCGAGCTCACCCATTAACTTAATCCCTAATCGTCCATTTAAAAAAGGGATGGTACCGAATGAAATTCGGTACGAGCGCAGCGAGCAGGAGGTCGCAGCTCACTCATTCAAAACTGATCCAGTTTCCCACCTGATCGAAACCAACCACCGACTATCAATAAAAAATCCAGATTCAACCTGAACGAAGATCGTTCCACTCACAACCTCCTGTTGTCTCCGACAACCCCGGATTACATCCAGGGCCACCCAGCTTGTTTCTCCTTACCCCACAAAATCAATCCTTTGACTTAACAATCTTCCGTCCCCGGTTCACCCGGTTGTTATCGTCTGCTTTGGCGCGCTGAAATGCGGCCCGCTGCTGCACACTGTAAAAGTCAGTCGTCAGAGTCTTACGCTGCTGTCCTGAAATCTGCTCCAGCATTTCCAGCAGCGCTCCTTCAATCTGGGGTTCTGCATAAACCTCCAGACCCGCAGTCCGGGCCGGCCAGGTTGTGTAACCTCCCAGGAAATGCTGTTCCGGCGGAGGAATATAACCGGCGGCGCCGTTTGCCAGACTCATGTTGAATGTATATTCAAACGGACTCTGTGCTTTCAGCTTGATCCCGGTGATCCCGTAAACTTCATTGGGAATCGCCGTGATCGCCAGATCGCCGATGCAGATCACCTGCAGAATCAGTTCTTCCACTGGATGCGCCTCAATCCACAGCGCCTGCTCGGCGTAGACTTCCGGACGATTCGCCGGACGCCGCTCTCCCCGTTTCGCATTGATCGCCTCTGCCCAGGCCAACCGCTCAGGAGTTGGAAGACGTCGATTCAGCTCAAGGATCGTCTGCGCCATTTCCAGTTGAGGCGTGCCCATTCCATAAATGATTTTCTGATACGCGTTCAGAGCAATCTCCGCCAGCTCACTCGTATACTGGTCGATACTGTAGTCACTGCGGCGGGGCTTCGAGTAATCCATCCATTGCAGATCACCCGACGTTCCCTGAGACATCGCCGCTACAAATGGTTTTTCAGGATCACCGGTTTTTCCGATCTTCTCTTCCATCAGCTGACAGAATTTCCCGTAGTAATCCGCAGAAAATCCGCCCCGCGCCCCGAAGTAATGCATCGAATAATTCGCCAGCAGACCCAAGGGTCGTTTGCCGTCGGCTGACTGAATACTGAGCAGCGACAGTCCCGAATCCACGGGTCCCGCAGGACCGATGTAATCGGGATTCTGATGACCGGGATGCATCATCGCCCGCACCGTTTTCTCCCCGAAAGGATCTTCACCCGGCTTGTCCGGCTGTCTCAACCAGCGTCGGCAGTGCGTATGTTCGGGCGCATCGACCGACGTGAATCCAACCCACGCCGGTTCCAGATTCGCATACGCTTTAGCAATTCCTTCCGCCAGTCTGGGAGGCAGAAAGCGTTCGTAAGTCGGATCACTGTTCGTACCCAGACAATAATCCATCACGCTCGGCGCGGTATGTGTGTGCGTCGAAGAAATCAGAATCCGCTCAACGGGAATGCCCGTTTTACTACGTGCGAGAATCTTCGCCCGGTCACAGATGTCGCGCGGAATCATACAGGAATCAACGACGACAATCGCCACGGTCGTCTCTTCCGACTGCAGCACAAAACAGCGGGCATACAACCGGTCCAGCACTTTGTCCTGATTGATTTCCAGGAATTGACCATTCTGCAGAGCCGGCAGCTTCTCAGGCGTGACATCAATGGCAGCCACACCCGCAGAGAGGGCACCAAATCCATCAGCAGGCAGCACACACAGCAACAAAGTCAGACTCAAAACGGACGACATCATCAATGATAAATAACGCATCGGTACACTCTCTCCAGTCAGTTGATGGTAGCAAATTGTGACAGCGCGTTACTGCTTCTTTTCTGTTTTCGATTGCTTTGCCCGCAACAGCTTCGCCATGTACGCGGCCGTCTCGTCGGCGATCACATTGTAACCCGCCAGGTTGGGATGACGGTCACTATACCAGCCGGGCAGATCACCGAGAATCGGGTCCAGCTCGTTTGCCATCACTACCACACTGCCACCGATCACGAACGGCTTCACCAGTGCATGATATTTTTCCGGAACCTTCGACAGCGGATAACGTCGATAGGTCAGCATGTTCTGCCCCTTCTTCAGCTCCTCTGCATAGCGGGGATAGATGTCGAAGACCTCCAGGTTCTCTTTTTTCGCGACGTCAAATACCAGGTCGTTGATCGTTTCACTGTCCGCTTCATTCGCAAATGGAATCACGGTCATCGGAATCAGTAACGCATTGGGATGATCTTCTCGCAACCGCGCCAGCAACTGATGAAAGTCCCTGGGAAAATTCTCCGTGAAATTCTCACGTCGTGCCCGATCATTCAAACCATAACGAATGAAGATATAATCCAAACCAGGCAGCTTGGCGGCAGCGCGATCGTAGCGTTTTGAATCAAACAAGCGCTTGATATATTCGCCACTCAAACTCGAATTGATCACATGACAGGCCGGCAGATCACCTTCCGCAGCCAGCAGTTGTTCCAGCACCTGTTCCAGATGCGGACCTTTGGGCTTCAGCTTTCGAGGAATACTTCCCTCCGTCGTACTGTCACCGAGTAGCAGGATCTGTACCTTCCCCTCATGCTCCGCATTCACGGCTACGGGAACAGCCAGAATCGAGATCACAGTCATTAAAACAAATAGAGGAAGCCGTCGTAACATCATCAGAGAAGTCCTGTAGGTAAGTTGATAGAAGCAGGTGGGGTCGTAATCGGTAAGCAGCTGAACTGGTCAGCCTCGTCTTCATTATGGGGTACTCACGCAGCAAGTGCAATTTACAAACCGTTTGATTTGAGCAGTCTGTATCCACGTTTACTGCAATATCGCGCGGGCGAAGTGCAACGAGTCTAATAGATATCCCGCCCGAAAACCAGCTGTCGGACGAGCACTGCTCAAACGACGTTTCTGCAAAAATTGAACTTGACCGCTTCGCGGCGCTGGCGATAAGCGTTGTTTTCTGTCGCGCGCGTGCCCAGTTTACAGTGCACTGAAACACGCGGCAGTTGTTCTTGATCTTCACTGCAAAACCGCCTGATTTTTCCAGATCTTCACTGCCTGAAACAACACCCGTTCCTGATGTATGCCTGCGGGTCGCCGCACATCGCAGAACTTCGTCCCAAAACCGCCCTGGCATCGCACCAGATCGGGCCCATATCAACACAGTTCGCCACCCCGTTTGCTTGTGAACCCTGTTGACAGCGTCGTGCCCTTCGCGAAGATCAGATGCACTTGGGATGCAATCCTTCATCCCGATCACCAGACTCTCATATTCAGAGAAAGCATTATGAAACATGACCGACTCTCCTCCCTCACCGCGCGTGCGTACTTCCAGACAGAGATCAGAACAGATCGTGCGACTGATTAAAAAAATGATTGGTCGTGGCTCCTATCTCTCGGAAATCAAAACCGCCATCGCCGACGAATTCCAGATCAGCCGTCGTTCTGTCGAACGTTACCTCACCCGTGCCCGCCGCGAAATGCTGAAAGAAGTCGAGCAGAGCCTGGAACAGCACCGCGCCGATTCCCTCTACTTCTATCGCTCCGTGATCGACAGCCCGAAAGCCACCGAACGGGACCGACTCCGCGCCCGCGAACGTATCGACCGCCTGCTGGGTCTCGACACCAAAGCGACTTCCCGCAAAAAAGCCTGGCTCCGCAAGCTCACCCCGGAAGTCATCCGCAACATGTCCAGCGAAGAACTCGAAGCAACCCGCCAGCGCGTCATCAGAGAACGCGAACAGTCACCCGACGAATATTACTGAAAGACACCCACAGAACCAGCTGAAAACCCCGCACCACTGAAGATGGAACGCGGGTTTAATCATGTGTCACTGATTAACTGTAAAACATTCGAAATCAGCCGCAGCACGTTAGCCGCGGTTCGGGCAATTCAATTACTACCACGAAAAACACGAAACCGCACGAAAATCAAAAATAAGGGGTGGTACCGAATGAAATTCGGTACGAGCGCAGCGAGCAGGAGGTCGCAGCTCACTCATTCAAAACTGATCCCGTTTCCCACCTGATCGAAATCAAACACCGGCTATCAATAAAAATACCAGATTCAAACTGGATGAAGATAGTTTCACACACAACCTCCTGTTGTCTCCGACAACCCCGGATTACATCCGCAGCCACCCCTGGTTGTGACTCCCACCGTTCAGATGTTTTCGTGTCCGTTCGTGTTTTTCGGGGTTAAAAAAGAATGCTCGAAACACATTCAATGCAATAACATATGATCAATTCAAAAAAAAAGGGTGATACCGGATGCAATCCGGTACGAGCGCAGCGAGCAGGAGGTCGCAGCTCACTCAACCGAATCTGATAAAGTATTACTACCAGATCAAAACCAGCTGATATCAATAAGAAATTTAAATTCAACAACGATGAAGCAGGTTTCGCTCACAACCTCCGGTTGTCTTCAACAACCCCTGGTTGTAACTTCTCACCGTTCAAAGCCGCGCGAAGTCTGTTCCCGGCGGTGCGGTGATTCCCAGACGAACTTTCTCATCTCGAATCTGAACCACTACGATTTCGATGTCGGGGGATACCTTGATCGTTTCGTTCATGTAGAGAATATTCTGCACCGGCAGCATTTCTCCGACTCCACTGACCACCAGTTGCACCTTATTGAACCGAATCCAGCCCACAGTGATCTGGAAATCATCGATCAGCAGGCTTTCGCCCGTCTTTCGCGAGAGCACCAGCAATTCCGATTCCTTTCGTTTTCATCCACTCGAGCGCAGACTGTTATTTCACATCCTGTTTTACCGGTTCACCCTGCTCTGGTGCTTCAACCGGTTTCCCCGTCCGCTCCTGTCCCGCGACGAAGACCTTGCCGTGATCGATTTCAATCGGCTGCCCCTCTTCCAGCATGCCATAGCTCAGGTCATTCACAGTCAGGGCTTCGTTTTGGATTTTGACCCTCACAGCACCACACTCGAAGATATAGGTGGCATCATCCCCAAACGTGGCGGAAGTACTGGACGTCATCGCACTTCCCGGCTTGACCAAGACATGATGCGATCCCATGTCCGTTTCACTTTCCGCATTTACGCTGACATTAAAGGAGCAGCCTGGCAGCATTGACACCGCGACCAGCAACATCAGCCTCAAACAGAAAATGCGACGCATGGCCACCACCTTATTTAAAACGGTCTCACTGCGAAAAAGAGCACACTTTTTTATTGTAATTCGAAGTACCAGACATCAAAGCGCAATCACTGCGATTCTCAAGAATAGAGTGACAGTTCGCGTTCGATCTGCTGAACCAGTTGCTCAGGAACTTGAGACTGATGTCGGGCCAGCTTTTCTCCAATCTTCGCCCTTTCTTCCGCCGAGGGTCGTGTGAAGACACGGTAGCTTTGCCCGGCGCTGCACCATCTCTGAATCATCGAAGCCGCTACCGCTGCTGTTTCCGGCTCGGAATGCACGACAGCTTCCAGCAGCCAGGGAAAACTCGACCATTTACCTTGAGCCGCAAGCAGCTCACAGGCATGTCGCCGCGCATGAACTGTCTCTGCTTCGAGGACGACTGCCAGCAGATCGGCACTGGGTATCTGTGTGATCCAGGGACGCAATGACCTGCCCGCCGTACGAACTACCCGCGGACTGCTGTCGCCTAGAAAAGGCATCACTTCCGGAATCGCATCACGTTGCAGCAAACGAACCACCGCGCGAATGCCCGCACAACGTCGACTGGGAAATGGATGCACTAACAGGGTGCGCAGAAATTCCAGATCGCTTGCTTCTCCCACCGCCGCCAGCCCTTCAATGGCCGGCAGTGACTCCGGGTGTTTCACAACCGCGTTTCGATAAAATCGCACCGCATGACCGGGATCAATCCGGTTCAGATAATAACAGGCCATTTCCTGGATACTGCGACTCCGATCCAGCAGAGCCGCCTCCCACGTCGTGACGGCATTCGCAGGATCTAACTCCGCCAGTTGCCGATAGGCTTCACTGCGCACCGGCAGAAACGTATCGTTCAACCTGCACTCCAGGTGCATCTGACGATCCTGTAGTGAGAGTTCCTGACACTGTTCCACAGGCAATTCTCTTAGACCACGACAGCATTGATAGCGAATGACGGGATCTTTCGAAAACATGCCATATACTAAAAGCCGTTGATTCGTGTATTTCAGATAGTAGAGAGCATAGCGTACTATGTTGCGTCCCAGTTTCGCATCGACCGTAAGAGCCACAACCTGTCGTTCTAAAAACTGATCCTGTTCTTCTTCCAGCAACCGCTTGACCAGGTCTCCAATCATAGGCCTGTGATCGTATCTGCTCCAGGTCTCCATCTGAAAGATCAGCTCCAGCAACGAAGGGCTGACACGGACAGGCCCTGCCTGCAACCGCCGCCTGACTTCCTTCTGCGCAGCTTCGGCAATCGGTTTCACCCAGTCATTCTGTCTGATCACCAGACAGGGTAGAGCTTCATTGGTGTCGATGTCTGTCAGCAGTCGTACTGCTTCCTGCCGCACATAACCATTTTTGTGAAACGAAAGCAGACTCAAAACCGCAGCGTACTCCCGTTGATCCGGACTCCCGGCGATTGCAGATACGTCGACGGGTTGAATCCGCGACCGCTTTTGAATTCGATCGCTGGCATTCCACCACAAGGACTGTTCTTCCAACGCCAGCAGATCCCTGGCGGAAATCTGCTCCAGCAGTGCAGCAACGGTCTCCCGCGCAGCGGCCCTCGCGTCCCGATCAACGCTGGTCAGAAAATGAGCCACATACGGCAGTACCGCCGGTTCGTTCAATTCCCCCAGCTTCCGCAGTAATCCAGAGACATCCCTGCACCCCAGAATCTGGCGAAACCACGACTGCCTGCGCTCACTCGCAGCGAGCTGATTCACAATTTCCCAGGCAGCCGTAGACAGTTTCATTAAAGATTCCAGCATGATTAAAATGAGACGGTATCTAGCAGGTAAACTACTGGAGAAACGATAAGCAGATCAGGTCTTTCTAAATGGACAACAGAAACGATAAATGAGTTCGTCTTTTCTCACACGTGACATGACTCCCCGATCACAACGCCATGCTAAGGAATCGGTCCCCAGATTTTGACCAGCAGCGTGAACATCGCGGGATCGTGCTGCTTCAGTTCGGCCCGAACGAAGGGGTAGAAATCGTTGACGCCAAAATACGCTTCGGTCGATTCGGCGAAATATTCTTTGTGGTTGTTCAAACCGTAATGTCGGACTTTGATTCCCGTGTGACAGAGCACACTCTCGTAGATGCCTGCCTGCTTCGCCGCATCAAAGGTCGCGACAATCTCTGCCTGGTCGAAACTCAAGACCTGATCGTGATAGGCGTGCGCCAGCTCATGCAGAACCACATACGGATGCTGCGCCCACATGTTGCGATTGAGCAACTGCCGGGCGACGGGAATATGTACGTGCTGCGCCAGGCGTGGATCGTAGCCGTGCGCCTCCAGCCAGCCGCGACTGGGATGGTACTGCATTTTATCCAGCTCCGCATGCTGCAGATCCAGCCAGATAGGAAACTTCTGCAACGCCGCCACCCGTTCCGGCGGTACAATGTATTTCACCCGCTGCAGATGATTGGCGAGTGCATCCAGCGATTTGCGCCCCAGCTCGGCATGTTCCTCAGAAAATAACTGCGGGTCCACATCCACCGTCCAGCCTTCAATCTGCTTTTCCACCGGATCGGGAAACGTTTTTTTTTCTTCCATCGAGAAAGAACTGCGCAGCGGGATCAGCGAAGTACAGAGCAGAAAACAGACAATGAGCATACGTGGCAACATGAGAGACCTCTGGGAGAACACGAACCATTCTAAAGAAACACAATCAGCGGCTGACATCATATCAAACCGGGCGACAGATCCCACTGGTATTTACCTTCAGAACAGCTAGACTGTGTCCAGTTTTACTGTAGCGTCTCCAGGGCCATTTGGACAGAGTATACTAGATTGTGAGACACTATGGTTAAATGTGATACGCTCTAGAATAAAATACAAAATCATTTCCTTTCTTCACTTCCAGGTAATGACTCATGAATACAGAATCACAATCAGCCTGGAAACGCTGCCTGCCCTGGCTGGTCCCCTTACCGCGTAAGATGTTTGATAAACCACAAACGGGGAAACAGATGCTCGTTTATTATCTCTGGCGGGTGTCCGCATTTTATGTATTCCTGCTGATTCTGTTGATGCTTGCTCAACGCTGGCTCATCTATCAACCCACGCGGGTCTCCTCTTTATCAATCGATCAGGCCAATGCTCCCTTCGGCGTGATACATGAAATTTCCACCACAACGGAAGACGGTCTCGATCTGAAAGGCTGGCATTTTCTGGCAGGCCAGGTCGCCTGTACTGACAAAGCCGCCTGCGATGCGGAACTGGACAAGGGACGTCCTGTCGTGATTCTCCTGCACGGTAACGGCGGAAACCGTCTGCACCGCATTGAAGACTGTCGCCTGCTGGCCAGTCTGAATCTGCATGTCTTCGCTTTCGACTACCGGGGTTACGCCGAAAACCCGGGCAGCCCCAGCCAGACCGGCTTGCTCAAAGACGCCCGCGCGATCTGGAAGTACGCCGTCCGCGATCGCAAAATTGATCCTTCGCACATCATTCTGTTTGGAGAATCGCTGGGCGGCGGCGTTGCCACTCTGCTGGCCAGCGAACTCTGCGAGCAGAATACACCGCCGGCAGGGCTGATTCTCCGCTCCACCTTCAGCTCCCTGGTCGATGCCGCCTCCAGTCACTTTCCCTGGATTCCCGTCAGCCTGTTATTGTGGGACCGGTACCCCAATCAGCGGCTCATCGGAAACATCACCTGTCCCATCCTGATGGTTCACGGGACGGCAGATCGCATCGTCCCGTTTGAACTGGGCGAAAAGTTATTCGCTGCCGCACCCGAAAATTCCGCGTCCGGCATTCCCAAACGCTTCCTAAAAATTGAACTCGGTACCCATAACGGCCTCTTGTACGAAGCCCGCGGAAAGATGAGAGACGCGTATCACGAGTTCACCAGCCAGCTCGCTCCACCTGACCTGGCAGCACAGTAAGCCATTCTGCAGTTACTGTTTCAACATATGCCAGTCTGACCGCGTTTGCTGCGAAAGTCGCTCGGGGTGACACCCGTCAGCTTTCGAAACGTGCGCGTGAAATAAGCCGGCGAAGAAAAACCGAGCGTACGACTGATCTGGTCGATGGTCATCGACGGGTTACCCAGCATCCGCTTGGACTGCCAGATTTTCAATTCGTTGAAATACGCCATGATCCCGCAGCCATACGTTTTGCGGAATACGGTTTTTGCCAGTGTAGGGCTCACGTGCAGTTCACGGGCCACTTCTGGAATCGTCAGGCGATCATTCACCCGATTCAACAGCAACCGCCGAATCTGTAATGCGACGTCATCTTCAGAATCCAACTCTACCGCGGGAGCCAGATGCTCCAGGACCAGCGAAAGAAAAACCAGCAGACGACTGGTCAGCTGAATCTTGCGATGCGCGTGTTCGGCAACCAGCTGGTCTGCCATCCGCCAGAACGCATGCTGCAGATCAGGATTACCCGCCGAGCTGATACGATGCACGCCGGTCACCAGTGTCTCTAATTCCCGGCACGCTTCGGCGATTCCTGATTCTTCCGGCCAGTCTCCCAGCCGCTCCAGATCGATCAGGAATGCGACCGTTGATGCGGTATGCGGGCCTTCATTCGACCAATGATGATCCACACCCGGACCGATCATACAGAAATCGCCCGCGTCCAGATGATAATCTCCGTCGGGTGTCTTCAACGTTAACGGCCCCTGCAGACTCCCATGCATGGCCATCACCGCGTGATTATGCTTCTGGGTGGTCGTACCCGCGGGAAAATGTCCCGAGGTAAATCGTGCGAATGGACCAGGGGTCTGATGGTAGTAAGCCAGATAACTCCAGCTCTGCCTGAGTGATTCCAGCCGCTGCGGACGTGCGGAAGGTAAGTAATAGGAAAGGTCCGCCTTCTCATAATCCAGGCTGGTGTCACGCTGGAGGAAAGGCTGCATTCGAGGCTTATCACTGATGGAAGTTTTAGAGTGCATACGAGAGCCCGGCTTGATTTGATCGATCTTGGGATGCGAACGCGTTTCATTACCTGGCAGGACTTGTTCCAGCCGTGTATTCCGATTTCACAGCAAGAGCAGGGGACCTGATTATAACCTACATGGAACACCCCTCAACAGGTTAATTATCACAATAAAGCTAACAAAACCATAAACGACTGTCCTCAAATAAGATAGACCAATCTTTTTTGATTGTTCAAACATGTCCGATAGTGAAATCTTTCTGTCTGATAAGACATGTTCAATGACTGATCTCAGTGTAAAGTGGAATGACTACTGAAGTTTTTCACGTTTCCTGCAGGCGTCCTGCCGCCTTGATTGTGATGTTGACTCAAAGTCAATTTCATCCCTCCTGCATGGGCCCCTGACAGGCCCGGTGTTCATCAAACCTGTTACTACACGAGTTTGCCCGTCGGCTGCTTGTAATTCTGCGCTCTACGATAACCTGAATGTTCATTTTTTAACCAGCTGATTTGGTTTATAAATTTTAGAAAAGGACGTGGTCTCGTGAAACGAAAAGCATTTACCCTGATCGAATTACTGGTGGTGATTGCCATCATAGCCATCCTCATTGCCTTACTACTGCCGGCAGTCCAACAGGCGCGTGAAGCTGCCCGTCGCAGTGCCTGCAAAAACAATCTGAAACAAGTTGGACTGGCGTTTCATAATTACCATGACGCTTTCCGTACGTTTCCCATCGGTGCCCAGGTCCCCATTTATCAGGCCAACTGGCGCGTATCGATTCTGCCTTACATGGATCAGGCCAACCTCTACAACAGCCTGACACAGACTCCGGCGAACGGACGTGGCTACAACACTTACAACGGCTGGACCGGTGATGGTGGATACGGAACCGGCGCCGGCTCGAATGAAGCCTTGAATAACGCACTGGTCACTCCCTTTAAATGTCCCTCCAGTGTTACAGATCCGTTTTTTGCCGGAACCGCCAACGGTATTTCTCCCGGTCAGTCTAATGGAGACCTGGGTATGACGATGGACTACGTAGGCATCGCAGGCGCTTACACGGCAGCCGCACCCTTCAACACCAATGCCGTCGACAACACGTATTATGGTGTGATGGCACAAAACGGAATGCTGCAGATCGGCAAATCGGTTCTGATGCGTGACTGTACCGACGGAACTTCCAACACCATCATGGTCGGTGAAGATTCCGGCCTGATCGCCAATGTCGACTACCGTAAAAATCTTTCAGGCGGCTGGTCGGGGCATCGCGGTGTCTCCACCAGTGGCGGATCGGGCTATGGCGGAGGAGGTGTTGTCACCATTCGATATTCACCCAATCCCAAAACCAAACCCGCATACACGGGCGCAGGATTCAACAACGGTCCGCTCACATCATTCCACGTCGGGGGCGTACATGCACTGCTGGCTGATGGAGCCGTCCGCTTCCTCTCGGATAATATCGACTTCAACACCCTGCTGGCGCTGGGCGCCATTCAGGACGGAAAAGTACTCGGCGAATTTTAATTCCCGATGAATTTACGAATGGAAACACACAGCCGGTCAACTGCTGGCTGTGTGTACTCCAGAACCTGACGCTCATATTCAATGTGATGTCTGATCACAAAAAACCGGGAGACTTCCGCATGCTGACTTTAATACCTGCTTCCTTCAGAACTTTTCTCCAACTCCGTAACAGTGCCCTCTGCTGTCTCGCGGTGCTGACAGTAACACTGTTGACCGGCTGTGGTGGCACAACGGTGGCCTCCAAACCAATGGGAACCGTCAGCGGAACCGTCACCCTCAAAGGTCAGCCACTGAGCAATTGCCGCGTGAATTTTATTTCCGAGCAACTGGGCGCCA is from Gimesia maris and encodes:
- a CDS encoding AraC family transcriptional regulator; translated protein: MQPFLQRDTSLDYEKADLSYYLPSARPQRLESLRQSWSYLAYYHQTPGPFARFTSGHFPAGTTTQKHNHAVMAMHGSLQGPLTLKTPDGDYHLDAGDFCMIGPGVDHHWSNEGPHTASTVAFLIDLERLGDWPEESGIAEACRELETLVTGVHRISSAGNPDLQHAFWRMADQLVAEHAHRKIQLTSRLLVFLSLVLEHLAPAVELDSEDDVALQIRRLLLNRVNDRLTIPEVARELHVSPTLAKTVFRKTYGCGIMAYFNELKIWQSKRMLGNPSMTIDQISRTLGFSSPAYFTRTFRKLTGVTPSDFRSKRGQTGIC
- a CDS encoding DUF1559 domain-containing protein, producing the protein MKRKAFTLIELLVVIAIIAILIALLLPAVQQAREAARRSACKNNLKQVGLAFHNYHDAFRTFPIGAQVPIYQANWRVSILPYMDQANLYNSLTQTPANGRGYNTYNGWTGDGGYGTGAGSNEALNNALVTPFKCPSSVTDPFFAGTANGISPGQSNGDLGMTMDYVGIAGAYTAAAPFNTNAVDNTYYGVMAQNGMLQIGKSVLMRDCTDGTSNTIMVGEDSGLIANVDYRKNLSGGWSGHRGVSTSGGSGYGGGGVVTIRYSPNPKTKPAYTGAGFNNGPLTSFHVGGVHALLADGAVRFLSDNIDFNTLLALGAIQDGKVLGEF